The Nitrosomonas sp. sh817 genome includes a window with the following:
- the ruvC gene encoding crossover junction endodeoxyribonuclease RuvC, with protein sequence MRILGIDPGLRITGFGVIEKNGGQLTYVCSGSVKTSEGDLPSRLKEILENVRDVIEQYQPDHVAIEQVFVNINPKSTLLLGQARGAAICAAVANNLKVAEYTALQIKQAVVGKGHASKDQVQQMIVRLLNLPAHPSSDAADALACAVCHAHGGLGLGKISTAGFRMKRGRLV encoded by the coding sequence ATTCGTATTCTCGGTATAGATCCAGGTTTGCGTATCACCGGTTTTGGAGTGATCGAGAAAAATGGCGGTCAATTGACTTATGTTTGTAGCGGAAGTGTTAAAACATCGGAAGGTGATCTACCGTCGAGATTAAAAGAAATATTAGAAAATGTCCGTGATGTGATTGAACAGTATCAACCCGATCACGTCGCTATCGAGCAAGTCTTTGTCAATATAAATCCTAAGTCTACGCTTTTGCTGGGACAAGCGCGTGGCGCAGCTATTTGTGCGGCTGTGGCGAATAATTTAAAGGTAGCCGAATATACTGCCTTACAAATCAAACAAGCAGTTGTTGGGAAAGGGCATGCAAGCAAAGACCAGGTGCAGCAAATGATAGTGCGGTTACTGAATCTTCCGGCCCACCCGAGTTCCGATGCGGCTGATGCGTTGGCTTGTGCGGTATGTCATGCGCATGGAGGACTGGGTTTAGGTAAGATTTCAACGGCAGGGTTTCGCATGAAGCGGGGGCGGTTAGTTTGA
- the ruvA gene encoding Holliday junction branch migration protein RuvA, whose protein sequence is MIGRLTGILIEKRPPQVLLDVHGIGYEIDVPMSTYYDLPANGMEVTLYTHLSIREDMHLLFGFATEPERQVFRQLIKVSGIGARTALALLSGLSVQDFYQAVGAQDSACLTKIPGIGKKTAERLLLELRDKLDSKVIGVGAAQSASRNGSDMLNALLSLGYNDREANWAVNQISPEISLTDGIRQALQLLSKER, encoded by the coding sequence TTGATAGGACGGCTGACAGGAATATTGATTGAGAAACGTCCGCCGCAGGTGCTGTTGGACGTGCATGGTATTGGCTATGAGATTGATGTTCCAATGAGTACTTATTATGATCTGCCCGCGAATGGGATGGAGGTAACGCTTTATACACATTTGTCGATCCGTGAGGATATGCATTTATTATTTGGTTTTGCAACGGAGCCGGAACGGCAAGTTTTCCGGCAATTGATAAAAGTATCCGGTATTGGGGCTAGAACCGCACTCGCTCTGCTATCCGGATTAAGCGTGCAGGATTTCTATCAAGCTGTTGGCGCTCAAGATAGCGCGTGCTTAACAAAAATTCCAGGGATAGGAAAAAAAACTGCTGAACGACTATTACTGGAATTACGCGATAAACTTGATTCCAAGGTGATCGGGGTTGGTGCCGCGCAGTCAGCATCAAGGAATGGTAGTGATATGCTGAATGCATTGTTATCACTGGGTTACAATGATCGAGAAGCAAATTGGGCCGTCAATCAAATTTCACCGGAAATATCATTAACCGATGGGATTCGTCAGGCACTGCAATTACTCTCAAAGGAAAGGTAG
- the ruvB gene encoding Holliday junction branch migration DNA helicase RuvB: MIEVDRLITALPSSSHEEVLERALRPKQLQEYIGQEKIREQLQIFIDAAKKRHEALDHVLLFGPPGLGKTTLAHIISKEMGVNLRQTSGPVLERPGDLAALLTNLEPNDVLFIDEIHRLSPMVEEILYPALEDYQLDIMIGEGPAARSVKLDLPSFTLVGATTRAGMLTNPLRDRFGIVSRLEFYTAEELCKIVMRSAGLMNVKISTDGAFEIARRSRGTPRIVNRLLRRVRDYVEVKADGQISRELADAALRMLDVDAIGLDVMDRKLLLAVLEKFEGGPVGVDNLAAAIGEERDTIEDVLEPYLIQLGFLKRTSRGRVATAAAFQHFGFMVPTAEAAGNLCESDRQ; encoded by the coding sequence ATGATTGAAGTTGATCGGCTAATTACCGCCCTGCCCTCGTCCTCGCATGAAGAAGTGCTTGAACGTGCGCTTCGTCCAAAGCAACTGCAAGAATATATCGGGCAAGAAAAAATTCGAGAACAGTTGCAGATCTTTATCGATGCTGCAAAAAAACGCCATGAAGCACTCGATCATGTATTGCTGTTTGGTCCGCCAGGACTCGGCAAAACCACACTTGCACATATTATCTCGAAAGAGATGGGGGTTAACTTACGGCAAACATCTGGTCCGGTTTTGGAGCGCCCTGGCGATCTGGCGGCTTTGTTGACTAATCTCGAACCTAACGATGTATTGTTTATTGATGAAATTCATCGCCTTTCGCCAATGGTGGAGGAAATTCTTTATCCAGCGCTGGAAGACTATCAATTGGATATCATGATAGGCGAAGGGCCTGCGGCACGATCCGTTAAGCTGGATCTGCCATCTTTCACGCTGGTGGGGGCTACGACCCGGGCGGGGATGCTTACAAACCCGCTTCGAGACCGATTTGGGATTGTATCTCGATTGGAATTTTATACTGCCGAAGAACTTTGCAAGATTGTTATGCGATCAGCTGGGCTGATGAATGTCAAAATTTCAACCGACGGTGCATTTGAGATCGCGCGACGCTCTCGCGGGACGCCGCGAATCGTAAATCGCTTGTTACGCAGGGTTCGCGATTATGTGGAAGTTAAAGCGGATGGACAAATTTCTCGTGAGTTGGCAGATGCAGCCTTAAGAATGTTGGATGTCGATGCGATTGGACTGGACGTGATGGATCGGAAACTTCTGCTGGCAGTTTTAGAGAAATTCGAAGGTGGCCCCGTGGGAGTAGATAATCTTGCCGCAGCTATCGGAGAGGAACGAGATACGATTGAAGATGTATTGGAACCCTATCTGATTCAGTTGGGGTTTTTGAAACGTACATCGAGAGGTCGTGTAGCGACAGCAGCAGCATTTCAGCATTTTGGTTTCATGGTTCCAACCGCTGAGGCTGCCGGTAATCTTTGCGAAAGCGATCGTCAATAA
- a CDS encoding Bax inhibitor-1/YccA family protein, producing the protein MNQNFSSVAQSPSSALAINKVLRNTYMLLAMTLLFSGFTAAVSMALKMPPMTYLISVIGGMIIAMFVLPRFANSSFGIGIVFLITGLLGFGLGPVLTMYASLPNGGNIITLSLGGTGVIFTGLSAYALATKKDFSFLGGFLMVGFLLVLLAALANIFLQIPAMSLMISAVVIMIMSGFILYDTSRIIHGGETNYVLATIGLYMTIFNIFISLLQILGIMNNDD; encoded by the coding sequence ATGAACCAAAATTTTTCATCAGTAGCACAAAGCCCATCATCGGCACTAGCTATCAATAAAGTATTACGTAATACCTATATGTTGTTGGCTATGACTCTGCTGTTTAGTGGCTTCACTGCTGCGGTGTCAATGGCGCTGAAAATGCCACCCATGACATATTTGATTTCAGTTATCGGCGGTATGATCATTGCGATGTTTGTATTGCCGCGCTTTGCTAATTCATCATTTGGAATCGGCATTGTTTTCCTGATTACAGGTCTTCTAGGATTTGGCTTGGGGCCGGTGCTGACCATGTATGCTTCATTACCGAATGGTGGCAATATCATCACTTTATCGTTAGGTGGTACAGGTGTTATTTTCACGGGCTTGTCTGCTTATGCGTTAGCTACCAAAAAAGATTTCAGCTTTTTAGGCGGTTTTTTGATGGTAGGTTTTTTGTTGGTACTTTTAGCGGCGTTAGCCAATATTTTTCTTCAAATACCGGCAATGTCGTTGATGATATCGGCTGTGGTGATCATGATAATGAGCGGTTTTATTCTTTACGATACAAGTCGCATCATACACGGCGGTGAAACCAATTATGTATTGGCTACGATCGGTTTATACATGACAATTTTCAATATCTTCATTAGCTTGCTACAAATTTTAGGCATTATGAATAATGATGATTAA
- the coxB gene encoding cytochrome c oxidase subunit II gives MRSKSAATLAGVSALALYSSMAVGSKYNLPEPQSVIAKDIYDMHIWLMWICLVIFIGVFGVMFYSVLKHRKSLGYKAANFHHSTAVEIVWTVIPCLILVVMAWPATKTVIAMKDTSSPDITIKATGYQWMWGYDYLQGEGEGISFFSKLTTPRAQIENKAPKGENYLLEVDNHVVVPVGKKVRVILTANDVLHAWWVPALGIKQDAIPGFIRDTWFTADKPGIYRGQCAELCGKDHGYMPIVVEVMEAGEYSKWVAAQSSAVKTSMHVENK, from the coding sequence ATGAGAAGTAAATCAGCAGCAACCCTGGCGGGGGTATCCGCTCTCGCTTTGTACTCAAGTATGGCGGTAGGGTCCAAGTATAATTTGCCCGAGCCCCAGAGTGTCATAGCGAAAGATATTTATGATATGCATATCTGGCTTATGTGGATATGTTTGGTTATTTTTATTGGTGTTTTTGGTGTTATGTTTTATTCAGTGCTCAAACACCGTAAGTCTCTTGGTTATAAAGCAGCAAATTTTCATCATAGTACTGCCGTTGAGATTGTTTGGACGGTAATACCTTGTCTTATTCTTGTCGTAATGGCGTGGCCGGCGACAAAAACCGTCATCGCCATGAAAGATACTTCAAGTCCTGATATAACCATCAAGGCAACTGGATATCAGTGGATGTGGGGTTATGATTATTTGCAAGGTGAAGGAGAGGGCATTAGTTTCTTTAGCAAATTGACTACGCCTCGCGCGCAAATTGAAAACAAAGCACCGAAAGGGGAAAATTACCTGCTGGAAGTGGATAACCATGTAGTTGTGCCTGTCGGTAAAAAAGTGCGGGTTATTTTAACGGCAAATGATGTGCTCCATGCGTGGTGGGTTCCTGCGCTGGGCATTAAGCAAGATGCGATCCCTGGTTTTATACGTGATACTTGGTTCACTGCAGACAAACCAGGTATTTATCGTGGGCAATGTGCGGAGTTGTGCGGCAAAGATCATGGATATATGCCGATTGTGGTGGAAGTGATGGAAGCGGGTGAGTATAGCAAGTGGGTTGCAGCTCAATCATCTGCGGTTAAAACATCAATGCATGTAGAAAATAAGTAA
- the ctaD gene encoding cytochrome c oxidase subunit I, whose amino-acid sequence MAAVHGDAHGHEHDDHHPSGIMRWITTTNHKDIGTMYLWFSFAMFLVGGTLAMGIRAELFQPGIQILEPELFNQFTTLHGLIMVFGAIMPAFVGFANWQVPLMIGAPDMAFARMNNWSFWLLPVAATLLVSSFFVPGGAAAGGWTFYPPLSTQGGLGVDLMIFSVHILGASSIMGSINIITTILNMRAPGMTLMKMPMFVWTWLITAYLLVLVMPVLAGVVTMLLTDRHFGTSFFNAAGGGDPVMFQHIFWFFGHPEVYIMILPSFGIVSEVIPTFSRKPLFGYSSMVYATASIAILSCVVWAHHMFTAGMPTVGQLFFMYATMLIAVPTGVKVFNWTATMWRGSMSFETPMLFSIGFIFLFVIGGFSGVICAIVPIDIQVQDTYYVIAHFHYVLVSGSLFALFAGAYYWIPKWTGRMYNETLGKWHFWLSMFFFNLTFFVQHFLGLAGMPRRIPDYNLQFADFNMISSIGAFGFGLTQLLFLYIMINCIRSGEKAPQMPWDGATTLEWTHLPTPAPYHSFEKPPIVK is encoded by the coding sequence ATGGCAGCAGTACATGGTGACGCACACGGTCACGAGCATGATGACCATCATCCAAGCGGGATTATGCGCTGGATTACAACAACTAATCATAAAGACATCGGAACGATGTATTTGTGGTTCAGTTTTGCAATGTTTTTGGTCGGTGGAACCTTGGCGATGGGAATCCGTGCCGAGCTATTTCAGCCCGGTATTCAGATTCTTGAGCCGGAGTTGTTTAATCAATTTACAACGCTGCATGGTTTGATAATGGTGTTTGGCGCCATCATGCCTGCATTTGTTGGTTTTGCTAACTGGCAAGTGCCGCTGATGATCGGTGCGCCAGATATGGCGTTTGCGCGGATGAATAACTGGAGTTTTTGGTTATTACCTGTAGCTGCAACGTTATTGGTGAGCTCATTCTTTGTTCCCGGTGGTGCGGCAGCAGGTGGTTGGACATTCTATCCGCCGCTGTCAACGCAAGGTGGTTTGGGTGTTGATCTGATGATTTTCTCAGTGCATATCTTGGGTGCATCATCAATCATGGGTTCGATCAACATCATCACAACCATTCTGAACATGCGTGCGCCTGGCATGACGTTAATGAAAATGCCAATGTTTGTTTGGACATGGTTGATTACTGCGTATTTGCTGGTGCTCGTAATGCCAGTTCTAGCAGGTGTTGTAACCATGTTGTTAACCGATCGTCATTTTGGAACAAGCTTCTTCAATGCAGCGGGCGGTGGTGATCCGGTAATGTTTCAACACATATTTTGGTTCTTTGGACACCCGGAAGTGTATATCATGATTCTGCCTTCTTTCGGTATTGTGTCTGAAGTGATTCCAACATTCTCACGTAAACCATTGTTTGGATATTCATCGATGGTTTATGCAACAGCATCAATCGCGATTCTGTCGTGTGTTGTTTGGGCGCATCACATGTTTACTGCAGGTATGCCGACAGTTGGTCAGTTGTTCTTTATGTACGCAACCATGTTGATTGCCGTGCCAACAGGTGTGAAAGTGTTTAACTGGACAGCTACGATGTGGCGCGGCTCGATGTCTTTTGAGACGCCAATGCTGTTTTCTATCGGTTTTATTTTCTTGTTCGTAATCGGCGGTTTCAGCGGTGTGATTTGTGCAATTGTACCGATTGATATTCAAGTACAAGATACGTATTACGTTATTGCGCACTTCCACTATGTTCTGGTTTCTGGTTCTTTGTTTGCATTGTTTGCGGGTGCTTACTACTGGATACCGAAATGGACAGGCCGTATGTACAACGAAACTCTTGGTAAATGGCATTTCTGGTTGTCAATGTTCTTCTTTAATTTGACATTCTTTGTGCAGCATTTCTTGGGGTTAGCGGGTATGCCACGCAGAATTCCTGACTATAATCTGCAATTTGCTGATTTCAATATGATTTCAAGTATCGGTGCATTTGGGTTTGGATTAACTCAGCTTCTTTTCCTCTACATTATGATCAATTGTATTCGTAGTGGTGAAAAAGCGCCTCAAATGCCATGGGATGGTGCAACAACTTTGGAATGGACGCATTTGCCAACACCTGCGCCTTACCATAGCTTTGAAAAGCCACCTATTGTTAAGTAA
- a CDS encoding cytochrome c oxidase assembly protein: protein MTTTSTKANVLMLKKLLIFTLIMFAFGYALVPFYEKFCEVTGINNLLKPDVLSKDNWVDESRWLAIEFDANTRGLPWSFKPLQTSARIHPGEPINVMYEITNNSDREIAGQAIPSYSPRYLEKYLKKFECFCFTKQVLKPNETRQMPVQFVIDPGLPDDINTVTISYTFFELPEGVNVIKK, encoded by the coding sequence ATGACAACTACTAGTACAAAAGCAAATGTGTTGATGCTGAAAAAGTTGTTGATTTTCACATTGATTATGTTCGCATTTGGCTATGCCTTGGTGCCGTTCTATGAAAAGTTTTGTGAAGTTACCGGTATTAATAATCTGTTAAAACCGGATGTACTCAGCAAGGATAACTGGGTGGATGAAAGCCGATGGTTAGCGATTGAGTTTGATGCCAATACAAGGGGATTACCTTGGAGTTTCAAACCTTTGCAAACTAGTGCTCGAATCCATCCCGGTGAGCCGATAAATGTGATGTACGAAATTACAAATAATTCAGATCGCGAAATAGCTGGACAAGCGATACCCAGCTATAGTCCTCGTTATCTGGAGAAATATTTAAAAAAATTTGAATGTTTCTGTTTTACTAAACAAGTGCTTAAGCCAAATGAAACAAGACAGATGCCAGTGCAGTTTGTAATCGATCCAGGACTCCCTGATGATATTAATACTGTTACGATTTCGTACACTTTCTTTGAGTTGCCAGAAGGTGTGAATGTTATTAAAAAATAA
- a CDS encoding DUF2970 domain-containing protein — translation MNEQTNKPAKASIVQIAKAVLFAFMGIRKKSDLEHDAATLTPAQVIIGGIIGAILFVFGVMLIVRLVVS, via the coding sequence TTGAACGAGCAAACGAACAAGCCGGCAAAAGCAAGTATCGTGCAAATTGCAAAAGCCGTGTTGTTTGCGTTCATGGGGATTCGAAAAAAAAGCGATCTTGAGCATGATGCAGCAACGTTAACACCGGCTCAAGTCATTATAGGTGGAATCATTGGCGCAATACTGTTTGTATTTGGTGTAATGCTGATTGTCAGATTGGTTGTAAGTTAG
- a CDS encoding cytochrome c oxidase subunit 3 translates to MSQESGHYYVPAPSSYPIIGSTAILFMGSGAALTMNKIETGYWLLAIGFSILIYMLFGWFGTVARESEGGKYGEQVDKSFRWGMSWFIFTEVMFFCAFFGALFYMRNLSIPWLAEESTVLGNSFWSAYDGKWPTTGPGDYDPFTPMGAWGLPAFNTMLLLTSGVTLTIAHWRLKENRRDGIKLWMLATIALGATFIACQAYEYVHAYQDLNLKLTTGAYGATFFMLTGFHGFHVTIGTIMLIVIYFRCASGHFTPEHHFGFEGVAWYWHFVDVVWLGLFVFVYLM, encoded by the coding sequence ATGAGTCAAGAATCAGGACACTATTATGTCCCAGCTCCATCGTCATATCCGATCATCGGATCGACAGCAATTTTGTTCATGGGATCTGGTGCTGCATTGACCATGAATAAAATAGAAACGGGCTACTGGCTGTTAGCAATTGGATTTTCAATACTGATCTATATGCTGTTCGGATGGTTTGGAACCGTTGCAAGAGAAAGTGAAGGCGGAAAATACGGAGAGCAAGTTGATAAATCCTTCCGTTGGGGGATGAGCTGGTTTATTTTTACAGAGGTAATGTTCTTCTGTGCTTTTTTTGGTGCATTATTTTACATGCGCAATCTCTCGATACCATGGTTAGCAGAAGAAAGCACCGTTTTGGGAAACAGCTTTTGGTCAGCGTATGATGGTAAATGGCCAACAACTGGACCTGGTGATTATGATCCATTCACGCCAATGGGTGCATGGGGATTGCCAGCATTTAACACGATGTTACTGTTAACATCCGGTGTGACATTGACAATCGCACATTGGAGATTGAAAGAAAACAGACGAGATGGCATAAAACTCTGGATGTTGGCAACGATCGCTTTAGGCGCAACGTTCATTGCTTGTCAAGCATACGAATACGTTCATGCATATCAAGATTTAAATCTGAAATTAACGACTGGTGCGTACGGCGCAACATTCTTCATGTTGACAGGTTTCCATGGTTTTCACGTGACAATTGGAACGATTATGTTGATCGTTATCTATTTCCGTTGTGCGTCTGGCCATTTTACGCCTGAGCATCATTTCGGGTTTGAAGGGGTGGCTTGGTATTGGCACTTTGTTGACGTTGTATGGCTGGGATTGTTCGTATTCGTCTATCTGATGTGA
- a CDS encoding SURF1 family protein, whose translation MNILGYQFEPRLWSVILTLVAIAVFSNLGLWQLSRADEKQSQYDQLEQFAKQPAVLLPSTLVKLADFEYRDVEVQGEFVNEKTIYLDNKTYQGRAGYHIITPLRIANSSLHVAVNRGWVATGYDRSVLPPVKDIKGEVRIAGTVVSPNIKTFELSDKQADKQVWNSLSLEKYQQALDLTLQPLLILQKSKEDDGLIKDWHKPESGATKNIGYAVQWFSLAATTIIIFIVLNVKRRNKEKQQT comes from the coding sequence ATGAATATTCTGGGGTACCAGTTTGAACCTAGGTTATGGTCTGTCATTTTAACCTTAGTTGCGATTGCCGTTTTTTCGAATCTCGGATTGTGGCAATTATCGAGAGCGGACGAAAAGCAATCACAATATGACCAGCTTGAACAATTTGCAAAGCAACCTGCAGTCTTGTTACCTTCAACACTCGTAAAGTTAGCTGATTTTGAATATCGGGATGTTGAAGTACAAGGTGAATTTGTTAATGAAAAGACAATTTACCTTGACAATAAAACTTATCAAGGAAGAGCGGGTTATCACATCATTACCCCGCTGAGAATTGCTAACAGCTCTCTTCATGTGGCAGTAAATAGAGGGTGGGTGGCGACAGGCTACGATAGATCGGTATTACCTCCAGTTAAAGATATCAAAGGCGAGGTGCGCATAGCTGGAACCGTTGTTTCGCCAAATATCAAAACATTTGAATTATCAGATAAGCAAGCTGATAAACAGGTTTGGAACAGCTTGTCACTGGAAAAATATCAACAAGCATTGGATCTTACGCTGCAACCCCTGTTGATTTTACAGAAAAGTAAAGAAGACGATGGGTTGATAAAGGATTGGCATAAACCTGAATCAGGTGCAACAAAAAATATAGGCTATGCGGTGCAGTGGTTTTCACTCGCAGCTACCACAATAATTATTTTTATAGTATTGAATGTCAAACGCAGAAATAAAGAAAAGCAACAGACGTAA
- the cyoE gene encoding heme o synthase: MASSLTWQETASRINQFYRLTKPRVVSLIVFTAVIGMFLAVPGAVPLDTLILATTGIALVAGAAAALNCLVEHKLDVVMARTKGRPLPQGKVSVPETLFFLSIVGGLGLFILYYWVNELTMWLTLGTFVGYAIIYTVILKPLTPQNIVIGGASGAMPPVLGWTAVTGEIASDALLLFLIIFAWTPPHFWALALYRKNEYASIGMPMLPVTHGDQFTKLHVLLYTFILCAVTILPYVTQMSGLIYLGSTLILNSIFLYYAIEIYRNYSDKLAREAFRYSILYLALLFVALLVDHYFHF; the protein is encoded by the coding sequence ATGGCTTCCAGTTTGACATGGCAAGAGACGGCATCGCGAATTAATCAATTCTATCGATTGACCAAGCCCCGCGTGGTATCGCTGATTGTTTTCACTGCCGTAATTGGCATGTTTTTGGCAGTACCCGGGGCAGTACCATTAGATACCCTAATACTGGCAACGACAGGTATTGCTTTGGTAGCCGGTGCCGCCGCCGCATTAAACTGTCTGGTCGAGCACAAGTTGGATGTAGTAATGGCGAGAACAAAAGGAAGACCGCTACCGCAAGGAAAAGTCAGCGTTCCGGAAACATTATTTTTTCTGTCAATCGTAGGTGGTTTGGGCTTGTTCATTTTGTATTACTGGGTCAATGAACTGACTATGTGGCTGACGTTAGGAACGTTTGTCGGATATGCGATTATCTATACCGTGATTTTAAAACCACTGACGCCACAAAATATCGTAATTGGTGGCGCATCTGGCGCGATGCCTCCGGTGTTGGGCTGGACCGCGGTTACCGGTGAGATTGCAAGCGATGCTTTATTGTTATTCTTGATTATCTTTGCATGGACGCCGCCTCATTTTTGGGCGCTGGCGTTGTATCGTAAAAACGAATACGCTTCTATCGGTATGCCGATGTTGCCAGTAACGCACGGCGATCAATTTACCAAATTGCATGTATTGCTCTACACATTCATTCTGTGCGCCGTAACGATTCTTCCATACGTTACTCAAATGAGCGGCTTGATTTATTTAGGGAGCACCTTGATACTGAATAGCATTTTCCTATACTATGCCATCGAAATTTATCGCAATTACAGCGATAAATTAGCGCGTGAAGCTTTTCGCTATTCAATTCTGTACTTGGCATTGCTGTTCGTTGCTTTGCTTGTTGATCATTATTTCCATTTCTAA
- a CDS encoding FAD-binding oxidoreductase codes for MLPAELITQIGQIFPPERFYTDPVDCYAYAYDNSRKIFPPDAVLFPTSADEIRQILGLCNQFQVPLIPRGRGTGTAGGSLPEFGGIALSLERMTRILVVDPANRVIVAQPGALNQSVQDAAKPHGFFWPPDPSSAAFSTIGGNIATGAGGPHAVKYGTTREHVLGLKAITGAGEVITTGCYTTKGVVGYDLTRLLIGSEGTLAVITEATLKLTALPNAVTGITAHYRDLSSCTAAIVKIMTLPQLPSALEFLDAGSLNLIRGRYPDMLPADTHAMLMIEVDGSGRDMAESVAAILAACQSEHLIFAGEVDNIAALWKARKALSPLLREIAPKKINEDVVVPVDTLPQFLAGLTQLSNQYRLHNVNFGHAGNGNIHVNLLINPDNPEEVARAEQCLDEVFNLVINLRGTLSGEHGVGSEKRAFVTKEIDASTLNLMRAIKRVFDPNNILNPGKLFPATD; via the coding sequence ATGTTGCCTGCGGAACTGATCACGCAAATAGGGCAAATCTTCCCGCCTGAGCGGTTCTATACCGATCCGGTGGATTGTTACGCGTACGCCTACGACAACAGCCGCAAGATTTTTCCGCCGGATGCGGTGCTGTTTCCAACCTCAGCCGATGAAATCCGGCAAATTCTAGGGTTGTGCAACCAATTCCAGGTGCCATTAATTCCTCGCGGCAGAGGAACAGGCACGGCGGGCGGCAGCTTGCCTGAATTCGGCGGCATCGCATTGTCGTTGGAACGCATGACCCGAATATTAGTGGTTGATCCTGCAAATCGCGTCATCGTCGCGCAGCCTGGCGCCTTGAATCAATCGGTTCAAGACGCTGCCAAACCGCACGGTTTTTTTTGGCCGCCGGACCCATCGAGTGCGGCTTTCTCCACCATCGGCGGCAATATTGCGACGGGAGCCGGTGGCCCGCATGCTGTTAAATATGGCACCACGCGCGAGCATGTCTTGGGTTTAAAAGCGATCACTGGCGCTGGGGAGGTTATTACAACCGGGTGTTATACCACCAAAGGAGTGGTCGGTTATGATCTCACTCGCTTATTGATAGGCTCCGAAGGCACGCTGGCGGTGATCACGGAAGCCACGTTGAAATTAACCGCATTGCCTAATGCCGTTACCGGCATTACCGCGCATTATCGCGATCTTTCCAGTTGCACTGCTGCGATTGTTAAAATTATGACCCTGCCGCAATTGCCCAGCGCTCTTGAGTTTCTCGATGCCGGATCGCTTAATTTGATTCGTGGCCGTTACCCCGACATGCTTCCGGCTGATACACATGCAATGCTGATGATCGAAGTCGATGGTTCTGGTCGTGATATGGCTGAATCGGTCGCGGCCATCTTAGCTGCCTGTCAATCTGAGCATTTAATTTTTGCAGGAGAGGTCGACAACATAGCGGCGCTGTGGAAAGCTCGTAAAGCCCTGTCACCATTACTCCGCGAAATCGCCCCGAAGAAAATCAATGAAGATGTCGTGGTGCCGGTTGATACTTTGCCGCAATTCTTGGCAGGATTAACGCAATTAAGCAATCAGTACCGATTGCACAATGTTAATTTCGGCCATGCTGGCAATGGCAATATCCATGTTAATTTGCTAATCAACCCGGATAACCCAGAAGAAGTGGCGCGCGCTGAACAGTGCTTGGATGAAGTTTTCAACTTGGTGATTAATCTACGCGGAACCTTGTCAGGTGAACATGGGGTCGGCAGTGAAAAGCGCGCTTTTGTGACCAAGGAAATTGATGCATCGACGCTGAATCTGATGCGTGCTATCAAACGGGTGTTTGACCCCAATAATATTCTTAATCCGGGAAAATTGTTTCCTGCTACGGACTGA
- a CDS encoding BON domain-containing protein — translation MKSLNRNGLLLLLCLPLLSGCPMYSLSTAPGSGSYIAEDRRTSGIFIEDEGIELKSARRIHQQFSDSVHVNVTSYNRVVLLTGEASSEELKQNIERVVMGVDNVRRIHNEIAVASMTSLASRSNDVLLTSKVKARFLAERKFHVSHVKIVSENSVVYLMGIVKRQEADHAAKIASSTSGVRKVVKVFEYMD, via the coding sequence ATGAAATCTCTCAATAGGAATGGGTTGTTACTGCTACTCTGCCTGCCATTACTGTCGGGCTGCCCGATGTATTCTCTGAGCACTGCACCCGGTTCGGGTTCGTATATTGCTGAAGACCGCAGAACCAGCGGCATTTTCATTGAGGATGAAGGCATTGAGCTTAAAAGCGCACGGCGTATCCATCAACAATTCAGCGATAGCGTGCATGTCAATGTTACCAGTTATAACCGCGTGGTTCTGTTAACCGGAGAGGCATCGTCGGAAGAACTCAAGCAAAACATCGAACGCGTAGTCATGGGCGTCGATAACGTGCGGCGCATTCACAACGAAATCGCCGTCGCTTCGATGACATCGCTGGCTTCGCGCAGTAACGACGTATTGCTGACATCCAAAGTAAAAGCGCGGTTTCTTGCCGAGCGGAAATTTCATGTTAGCCATGTAAAAATCGTGTCTGAAAATAGCGTTGTATATTTGATGGGTATCGTGAAGCGTCAAGAAGCCGATCATGCCGCAAAAATTGCCAGCTCCACTTCCGGCGTGCGTAAGGTGGTGAAAGTATTCGAATATATGGATTAA